The genomic window GGTACCAGGATCGCTTTATTACCTACCTGTTCAGCTGCGGGGATGACGGCATGGTGATCGACGGCTTTGGTACGGCGATGTTCATTAACCACTCGTGCGATCCGAACTGCGAGACCGAGGACCATGAGGGGCGGGTTTACGTTGTCGCCATTCGCAATATTGCCGCTGGAGAGGAGCTGACGTATGAGTACAATCTCTACGATAGCGACGACGCGGAGGCGGATTGCTACTGCGGCGCGGCGAAGTGCCGAGGGACGATGTTCAGCGAT from Granulicella sp. L56 includes these protein-coding regions:
- a CDS encoding SET domain-containing protein, whose translation is MSKGLIIRSSSIHAAGCYTTRSFKKGTRVCEYEGPRFTKEVADDRYQDRFITYLFSCGDDGMVIDGFGTAMFINHSCDPNCETEDHEGRVYVVAIRNIAAGEELTYEYNLYDSDDAEADCYCGAAKCRGTMFSDAEVKRRARVAQRSTRAGKRN